The proteins below come from a single Salvelinus alpinus chromosome 18, SLU_Salpinus.1, whole genome shotgun sequence genomic window:
- the LOC139544406 gene encoding coiled-coil domain-containing protein 15-like, translating to MQYSISSMQHAVLNKQHAVLNKQHAVLNKQHAVLNKQHAVLNKQHAVLNKQHAVLNKQHAVLNKQHAVSSNKQHAVLNKQHAVLNKQHAVLNKQHAVLNKQHAVLNKQQAVLNKQQAVLNKQQAVLNKQQAVLNKQQAVLNKQQAVLNKQQAVLNKQHAVLNKQHAVLNKQYAVLNKQHAVLNKQHAVLNKQQAVLNQQQAVLNKQQAVLNKQHAVLNKQEALVC from the coding sequence ATGCAGTACTCAATAAGCAGCATGCAGCATGCAGTACTCAACAAGCAGCATGCAGTACTCAACAAGCAGCATGCAGTACTCAACAAGCAGCATGCAGTACTCAACAAGCAGCATGCAGTACTCAATAAGCAGCATGCAGTACTCAACAAGCAGCATGCAGTACTCAACAAGCAGCATGCAGTACTCAACAAGCAGCATGCAGTAAGCAGCAATAAGCAGCATGCAGTACTCAACAAGCAGCATGCAGTACTCAACAAGCAGCATGCAGTACTCAACAAGCAGCATGCAGTACTCAATAAGCAGCATGCAGTACTCAACAAGCAGCAGGCGGTACTCAACAAGCAGCAGGCGGTACTCAACAAGCAGCAGGCGGTACTCAACAAGCAGCAGGCGGTACTCAACAAGCAGCAGGCAGTACTCAACAAGCAGCAGGCAGTACTCAACAAGCAGCAGGCAGTACTCAACAAGCAGCATGCAGTACTCAACAAGCAGCATGCAGTACTCAACAAGCAGTATGCAGTACTCAACAAGCAGCATGCAGTACTCAACAAGCAGCATGCAGTACTCAACAAGCAGCAGGCAGTACTCAACCAGCAGCAGGCAGTACTCAACAAGCAGCAGGCAGTACTCAACAAGCAGCATGCAGTACTCAACAAGCAGGAAGCACTAGTCTGTTGA